In Mastigocladopsis repens PCC 10914, a single window of DNA contains:
- a CDS encoding glycosyltransferase family 2 protein: MFSIYILTYNEEIDIAACIESAMLSDDIIVVDSCSSDRTVEIASRYPIRVVQHSFESHGRQRTWMLENIPPKHEWVYILEADERMTPELFAECEKTIQNPDDIGYYVAERVMFMNHWIRRSTQYPRYQLRLFRHGKVWFTDYGHTEREVCDGSTGFLKETYPHYTCSKGLSRWIEKHNRYSTDEARETLCQLENGTVDWLNLFFGKSEVERRRALKDLSLRLPARPLIRFLYMYFFLGGCLDGGAGFAWCTLQAFYEYLILLKVWEMKHLPTPNLDTKVPEEAKLHS; encoded by the coding sequence ATGTTCTCAATTTACATATTGACTTATAACGAAGAAATAGATATAGCTGCTTGTATTGAATCCGCAATGCTATCTGATGACATTATTGTTGTGGACTCATGCAGTAGCGATCGCACTGTGGAAATAGCCAGTCGCTATCCGATTCGCGTTGTTCAGCACTCCTTTGAAAGTCACGGTCGTCAGCGTACTTGGATGTTAGAAAATATACCTCCCAAGCACGAATGGGTTTATATTTTAGAAGCTGACGAACGCATGACACCAGAACTGTTTGCCGAATGTGAAAAAACAATTCAGAATCCAGATGACATCGGCTACTATGTCGCTGAACGTGTCATGTTCATGAATCATTGGATTCGTCGCAGTACCCAGTATCCTCGTTACCAATTGCGTCTTTTCCGCCACGGTAAAGTTTGGTTTACAGACTACGGTCACACAGAACGAGAAGTTTGTGATGGTTCAACAGGCTTTTTGAAAGAAACATACCCCCATTACACTTGTAGCAAAGGCTTAAGCCGCTGGATTGAAAAGCACAACCGTTACTCCACAGATGAAGCCAGAGAAACCCTTTGTCAATTAGAGAATGGAACAGTTGACTGGCTCAATTTATTTTTTGGCAAATCAGAAGTGGAACGACGCCGCGCTTTAAAAGATTTGTCCTTGCGCTTACCAGCTAGACCTCTCATACGATTTTTGTATATGTATTTTTTCTTAGGTGGCTGCTTAGACGGAGGCGCTGGCTTTGCTTGGTGTACGTTGCAAGCTTTCTACGAGTACCTGATTCTGCTGAAAGTTTGGGAAATGAAGCATCTCCCTACACCTAACTTGGACACAAAAGTACCTGAAGAGGCGAAGTTACACAGTTAA
- the hpsJ-B gene encoding hormogonium polysaccharide biosynthesis protein HpsJ, with the protein MNNRFAAATAARTLKVVGVILILSFLIDFVILSLDFSPTDKQLQLRWAASIVDRGVVPLVGLGMLFAGYWIDSIEDGNQPQPLDFRMPALIISSILGLLFLVIAPVHAMNVIHQRTQVVDQITQDADRAENQLKTQLNQVQAQLGNDQVKAAIEKQRTQVKAQYSELLQNEQRYNQALNNPNVPQATKDLLKKFKANPQELDKFIAQQTDPQQLANQRLAQIRSRREELEKQAQENWKPGLRIVVNSLLLSVAYIIIGWAGLRSMGAFQGAKRKVPAR; encoded by the coding sequence ATGAATAACCGTTTTGCTGCTGCAACCGCCGCCCGCACACTTAAGGTAGTTGGGGTAATCTTAATTCTGTCATTTTTGATTGACTTTGTCATTCTAAGCCTTGACTTTAGCCCAACTGATAAGCAGTTGCAACTCAGATGGGCAGCAAGTATAGTTGACCGGGGTGTCGTCCCATTAGTAGGCTTGGGTATGCTGTTTGCTGGGTATTGGATTGACAGTATTGAGGATGGCAATCAACCCCAGCCCTTGGACTTTAGAATGCCTGCTCTTATCATATCAAGTATCTTGGGGTTACTTTTCTTGGTTATTGCTCCTGTCCACGCAATGAATGTTATTCATCAAAGAACTCAAGTCGTAGACCAAATTACCCAGGATGCGGATCGCGCCGAAAACCAATTGAAAACCCAGCTCAACCAAGTGCAAGCTCAACTGGGTAACGACCAGGTCAAAGCAGCCATAGAAAAGCAGAGAACCCAAGTCAAAGCTCAATACAGTGAACTCCTTCAAAATGAGCAGCGTTACAACCAAGCACTGAATAACCCAAATGTTCCCCAAGCGACAAAAGATTTACTTAAGAAGTTTAAGGCAAATCCTCAGGAGCTTGACAAATTCATCGCTCAACAAACTGACCCACAGCAACTTGCAAATCAAAGACTAGCCCAAATTCGTTCTCGCCGGGAAGAACTGGAAAAACAAGCTCAAGAAAATTGGAAGCCAGGTTTAAGGATTGTCGTCAACAGTTTGCTATTGTCTGTTGCTTACATCATTATTGGCTGGGCAGGATTAAGAAGTATGGGTGCTTTCCAAGGTGCTAAACGTAAAGTGCCTGCACGCTAA
- a CDS encoding TIGR04282 family arsenosugar biosynthesis glycosyltransferase translates to MLNPSETAKQHLIIFTRYPKPGETKTRLIPALGTEGAANLQRQMTEHTLFQVKQLQSSSAISFEVRFAGGNLQLMQDWLGYELVYRPQGEGDLGSRMAQSFFNAFQAGAEKVIIIGTDCPGVNVEILGKAFEQLQHSNLVLGPAVDGGYYLIGLQRPVPELFINIDWGTSQVLQQTIDIAQTLNLSVAYLASLADIDRPEDLPIWKKIIGLTY, encoded by the coding sequence GTGTTGAATCCATCTGAAACCGCAAAACAGCACCTGATTATTTTCACTCGCTATCCAAAACCAGGTGAGACAAAAACCCGACTAATACCTGCTTTGGGAACTGAAGGCGCTGCAAATCTTCAGCGCCAAATGACTGAACACACACTATTTCAGGTTAAACAATTGCAAAGTTCCTCTGCCATATCTTTTGAAGTGCGGTTTGCAGGTGGTAATTTGCAACTTATGCAAGACTGGCTGGGATATGAGTTGGTTTATCGACCTCAAGGAGAGGGAGATTTGGGTTCGCGGATGGCACAATCCTTCTTTAATGCCTTTCAAGCGGGTGCAGAAAAAGTTATTATCATCGGTACCGACTGCCCTGGTGTCAATGTCGAGATTTTAGGAAAAGCTTTTGAGCAACTTCAGCACAGTAACCTTGTGCTTGGTCCAGCTGTAGATGGTGGCTATTACTTAATTGGTTTGCAGCGTCCCGTCCCAGAATTATTTATCAACATAGACTGGGGAACTTCTCAAGTATTGCAACAGACTATAGATATTGCCCAGACACTTAATTTATCGGTCGCTTACTTAGCTTCCTTGGCTGATATTGACCGTCCAGAGGATTTGCCAATTTGGAAAAAGATTATCGGACTTACATACTAA
- a CDS encoding pilus assembly FimT family protein, translating to MPKNSMKNTSSSGFTLLEILMIIVVIGISSAITVPSWLAFADLQRLKTAQDQVYRAMRQAQSQATKNKLTQQVSFREQDGIVQWAVHLTTVNPSDAMWNNLDPNVRLDEETTLQKSNGIRQIQFDYRGNVRQPPLGRITLSTKSSKSSKSGGKAKRCVYVSTILGAMRTGKEHDKADSNGKYCY from the coding sequence ATGCCAAAGAATTCTATGAAAAATACCTCTAGCAGTGGATTCACGCTGCTAGAGATTTTAATGATTATTGTCGTAATTGGTATTTCATCTGCCATTACAGTTCCCAGTTGGCTGGCTTTTGCTGACCTTCAGCGTCTCAAAACTGCCCAAGATCAAGTTTACCGCGCCATGCGCCAAGCCCAAAGCCAAGCTACCAAAAACAAATTAACCCAGCAAGTTAGCTTTCGCGAACAAGACGGTATTGTGCAATGGGCGGTTCATCTCACCACGGTAAACCCATCTGACGCTATGTGGAATAATTTAGATCCCAATGTGCGTTTAGATGAGGAAACAACCTTACAAAAGTCAAACGGTATAAGGCAAATCCAATTTGATTACAGAGGTAATGTCAGACAACCGCCGCTAGGACGAATAACTTTATCTACTAAATCTAGTAAATCTAGTAAGTCCGGTGGTAAAGCCAAGCGCTGCGTGTATGTTTCTACTATTTTAGGCGCAATGCGAACGGGAAAAGAACACGATAAAGCTGATAGTAATGGTAAGTATTGCTATTAA
- a CDS encoding glycosyltransferase yields MQNKPKISVIIPAYNSEKTIQRTIESVLNQSFTEFELIIINDGSQDSTLDIAAQVKDPRIKVFSYANAGANVSRNRGLSHALGEFVSFLDADDIWTPDKLARQLQALQENVDAKVAYSWTDYIDENDQFLLSGTHITANGDVYEQLLLSDFLENGSNPLIYKEALIRLGGFDESLSAGQDWDMWLRLANEYNFVAVPSVQILYRIRANSQSSNLPRQEKACLQVLKQAYQARPSIARKTWNLSLANLYKYLTCKALQHPLERKKGLAAAIFLVKYIINDSSRLQHTSLTLKLLLKISVIIILPGTLSTVLLTTIKTNYKRLKSL; encoded by the coding sequence ATGCAAAATAAACCAAAAATATCTGTCATTATTCCAGCTTACAATAGCGAAAAAACTATTCAAAGAACAATAGAATCTGTTCTCAATCAAAGTTTTACTGAGTTTGAGTTAATTATAATTAACGATGGCTCACAAGACTCAACTTTAGATATTGCTGCACAAGTTAAAGACCCCCGTATCAAAGTATTTTCCTATGCCAATGCTGGCGCAAACGTGAGTCGTAACCGTGGGTTATCCCATGCATTAGGAGAATTCGTTAGTTTCTTAGACGCAGACGATATCTGGACACCTGATAAGCTAGCAAGACAGTTACAGGCTTTGCAAGAAAACGTAGATGCAAAGGTTGCTTATAGTTGGACTGATTATATTGATGAAAATGATCAATTCTTACTTTCTGGTACACATATCACTGCAAATGGAGATGTGTATGAACAGTTATTGCTGAGTGACTTTTTGGAAAATGGTTCCAACCCCTTGATTTATAAAGAAGCTTTAATTCGATTAGGTGGATTTGATGAATCTTTAAGCGCTGGGCAAGATTGGGATATGTGGCTACGATTAGCTAACGAGTACAATTTTGTAGCTGTGCCATCTGTACAAATCTTATACAGAATAAGAGCAAATTCACAGTCTTCTAATCTTCCAAGACAAGAAAAAGCCTGTCTCCAAGTACTTAAACAAGCCTATCAAGCAAGACCTTCTATTGCTAGGAAAACTTGGAATTTGAGTCTTGCAAACCTCTACAAATATCTAACTTGCAAAGCCCTACAACACCCATTGGAACGAAAAAAAGGTCTAGCAGCGGCTATTTTTCTAGTGAAGTATATTATCAACGACTCTTCAAGATTGCAACATACAAGTTTAACGTTAAAATTATTATTGAAAATATCCGTAATTATCATCCTACCTGGTACTTTGTCTACGGTATTACTAACAACTATTAAAACAAATTACAAGAGACTAAAAAGTTTATAA
- the hpsE gene encoding hormogonium polysaccharide biosynthesis glycosyltransferase HpsE: protein MTETEIVNLDITVAIPTYNRASHLPQLLERLLNQTKVEHLNWEIIIVDNNSTDNTAEVIRDSQTKWKGNFPLRYFRETEQGAAFARLRSVREAKGQLIGFLDDDNLPAPDWVAQAVAFDKEHPQAGAWGGQIHGDFEVQPPEKFERIQAFLAIREHGEQPHLFDPDNLRLPPAAALVVRKQAWCDNVPQRPILTGKLPGLLVQGDDYEPLLYIHKARWQIWYNPTMHSYHQIPYWRLEKDYLLSLARGCGLCICQLRFINAKNWQKPIVFIRTFVGNLRRLLQHFIQYKGQSQSDIIALFEMEFYWGSMMSSLYLVKYYLSSVLSKKCK from the coding sequence ATGACTGAAACAGAGATTGTCAATTTAGATATTACCGTAGCCATACCTACATATAATCGGGCTAGTCATTTGCCTCAGCTTTTGGAGCGTCTATTGAACCAGACTAAAGTAGAACACCTGAACTGGGAAATTATTATTGTTGATAATAATAGTACTGATAATACAGCTGAAGTCATTCGAGATTCTCAAACCAAATGGAAGGGGAATTTTCCGTTGAGGTATTTTCGAGAAACTGAACAGGGAGCCGCCTTTGCAAGATTGCGATCTGTACGCGAAGCCAAAGGTCAGCTTATAGGATTTTTAGATGATGATAATCTGCCAGCACCTGATTGGGTTGCACAAGCCGTTGCGTTTGATAAAGAACATCCTCAAGCTGGTGCTTGGGGAGGTCAAATTCATGGTGATTTTGAAGTACAACCTCCAGAAAAATTTGAAAGAATTCAAGCATTTCTGGCAATTAGAGAACACGGAGAGCAACCGCATTTATTTGACCCGGATAATTTAAGACTTCCTCCAGCGGCAGCACTTGTTGTCCGTAAACAAGCATGGTGTGATAATGTTCCACAACGACCTATCCTGACTGGAAAACTACCTGGCTTACTGGTGCAGGGGGATGACTATGAGCCATTGCTTTACATACACAAGGCACGCTGGCAAATTTGGTATAACCCTACCATGCATAGTTATCATCAAATTCCATATTGGCGACTAGAAAAAGATTATTTACTATCTTTGGCTCGTGGTTGTGGTTTGTGTATTTGCCAATTGCGCTTTATCAATGCCAAAAACTGGCAAAAGCCAATAGTTTTTATCAGAACTTTTGTGGGTAATCTACGACGATTGTTACAGCATTTTATTCAATATAAAGGTCAATCGCAAAGTGATATCATCGCGCTATTTGAAATGGAATTTTACTGGGGTAGTATGATGAGTTCTTTGTATTTAGTTAAATACTATTTAAGTAGTGTTTTATCAAAAAAATGTAAATAA
- a CDS encoding pilus assembly FimT family protein — translation MCKLSDYEKDEQRCLTNRDKIIFRHTQQDAGFTLLEILVMVVIVGVLAAIVGPSWLGFVNRQRVNKANDAILAVLQEAQRQATRTKSNYSVSFKIESNVPKFAIYPNSTSSTTPDATSPLWKTLGGDLEIKPGQVLVFSNLTNTNTAGASLSLENLNTPKTITFDYMGTLPNPNFGTPATGSSETPGLKVVVAERKPGSPPAAGSMRRCVIVKTLIGGMITGKDSNCY, via the coding sequence ATGTGCAAGCTAAGTGACTATGAAAAAGACGAACAACGATGTTTGACAAACAGGGACAAAATCATATTTAGACACACTCAACAGGATGCTGGCTTTACCCTACTGGAAATTTTAGTCATGGTGGTTATAGTAGGAGTTTTAGCAGCAATTGTTGGTCCTAGCTGGCTTGGCTTTGTCAACAGACAACGGGTAAATAAAGCTAACGACGCCATTTTAGCAGTGCTACAGGAAGCCCAGCGACAAGCCACAAGAACCAAAAGTAACTACAGCGTCAGTTTTAAAATCGAAAGTAACGTGCCAAAATTTGCCATTTATCCAAATTCTACTTCTTCCACAACTCCTGATGCTACCAGTCCTTTATGGAAAACTTTAGGTGGCGATTTAGAAATCAAGCCAGGACAAGTTTTAGTGTTCTCAAATCTTACCAATACAAACACTGCTGGTGCGTCTCTAAGCCTAGAAAATCTAAATACCCCAAAAACAATTACTTTTGACTACATGGGTACTTTGCCAAACCCAAACTTTGGAACACCAGCAACAGGTTCTTCAGAGACACCTGGTTTAAAAGTAGTGGTTGCTGAACGTAAGCCTGGAAGTCCTCCAGCGGCAGGTAGCATGAGACGATGCGTGATTGTGAAAACTCTTATCGGGGGAATGATCACAGGGAAAGACTCTAATTGTTATTAA
- the hpsC gene encoding hormogonium polysaccharide secretion pseudopilin HpsC, whose amino-acid sequence MSVLRFLLCSQPKCSRRVQQIGGFTLIELLVAMILAALVITPLLGFMVNILDTDRKEQAKATSEQEIQTAIDYIARDLQQAVYIYDADGLTRNSNADPPGILNQIPPAQPAGNCRDTGKCKPVLVFWKRNFLRDAIQVKDSTETDDTFVYSLVAYYLIKDDQYPWSKAARIARFEISDGVQDVGGEMCGSDYPNEKYVKDKCPDKGFKRFNLTEQGSNLKEKMNKWQKALANYTQDALVLVDFIDQTTDNPPAATCPPNSTNPNIQWSKVTPGNWTSFYACVDTVNTTAEVFLRGNALARVQNNNLDYADSKKTYFPNTSVRVQGRGYLFTK is encoded by the coding sequence ATGAGTGTACTTAGATTTCTTCTCTGCAGTCAGCCTAAATGCTCTAGGCGGGTTCAGCAAATAGGCGGTTTTACCCTGATTGAACTGCTAGTAGCCATGATTTTGGCAGCTCTTGTTATCACGCCGTTGCTGGGATTCATGGTCAACATTTTAGATACAGATCGCAAAGAGCAAGCCAAGGCAACTTCTGAGCAAGAAATTCAAACAGCAATTGATTATATTGCGCGTGATTTACAGCAAGCAGTCTATATTTATGATGCTGATGGACTGACGAGAAATTCAAATGCTGACCCCCCAGGAATCTTAAACCAAATACCACCAGCACAGCCAGCTGGTAATTGTCGAGATACTGGTAAATGTAAACCAGTTCTTGTTTTTTGGAAGCGAAATTTCCTCAGAGATGCAATTCAAGTTAAAGACAGTACCGAAACAGACGATACTTTTGTTTACTCATTAGTTGCCTACTATTTAATTAAAGATGATCAATACCCTTGGTCTAAGGCAGCTCGTATTGCCAGATTTGAAATTAGCGATGGTGTGCAAGATGTCGGCGGTGAGATGTGCGGTAGTGACTATCCTAATGAAAAGTATGTTAAAGATAAATGTCCTGATAAAGGTTTTAAGCGTTTTAACCTAACTGAACAAGGCAGCAACCTGAAAGAAAAGATGAATAAATGGCAAAAAGCCTTAGCAAACTACACTCAAGACGCTTTGGTACTAGTTGACTTTATTGATCAAACAACAGATAATCCGCCAGCAGCCACATGTCCTCCAAACTCCACTAACCCGAATATTCAATGGTCAAAAGTGACACCAGGAAACTGGACAAGTTTTTATGCTTGCGTTGATACAGTCAACACGACAGCAGAGGTCTTTTTACGAGGCAATGCACTTGCTCGCGTGCAAAACAACAACTTGGACTATGCCGATAGCAAAAAAACCTATTTTCCAAATACAAGCGTACGAGTGCAAGGACGCGGATACTTATTTACTAAATAA
- the hpsB gene encoding hormogonium polysaccharide secretion pseudopilin HpsB has protein sequence MMIKHKQQVNPSSSESGFTIIESLVALLVVAILLTAIAPVILLSVATRVQAKRIEQATQATKTFIDGIRTGAISAPNDKITIELATKDKPRKLSNAPGDYLIDTTNMLPPKQADKDKLYCFNKNGNIQTPTCTSDLFFIQAKQITVNNNPKEGYRLGIRIYRKEAFDTSGDLIATSGGNKTTQATFIATLANSKAPLIEITTDISSNGTTFQSLCSRLGVASGDNCN, from the coding sequence ATGATGATTAAGCACAAACAACAAGTAAACCCTTCATCTAGTGAGTCTGGTTTTACAATCATTGAATCGTTGGTAGCACTGCTGGTAGTTGCTATTTTGCTAACAGCGATCGCACCTGTCATCCTCCTATCAGTAGCAACTCGGGTTCAAGCCAAACGGATCGAACAAGCAACTCAAGCCACCAAAACGTTCATTGATGGTATCAGAACTGGAGCAATTTCTGCTCCAAACGACAAAATCACAATTGAATTAGCAACCAAAGATAAACCCAGAAAGCTTTCTAATGCACCAGGCGACTATTTAATTGACACCACAAATATGCTGCCTCCAAAACAAGCAGACAAGGACAAGTTATATTGCTTTAACAAAAATGGCAATATTCAAACACCTACTTGTACTAGCGATTTATTTTTCATTCAAGCTAAACAAATTACAGTCAATAATAACCCAAAAGAAGGCTACCGCTTAGGAATTCGCATATATCGTAAGGAAGCCTTTGACACATCAGGGGATTTAATCGCCACCAGTGGTGGGAATAAAACAACACAAGCAACTTTTATCGCCACACTAGCCAATTCCAAAGCACCACTTATAGAAATCACAACTGACATAAGCAGTAATGGGACTACATTTCAATCTTTATGTAGCCGCCTAGGTGTTGCCAGTGGTGATAACTGTAACTAA